A genomic region of Dactylococcopsis salina PCC 8305 contains the following coding sequences:
- a CDS encoding MFS transporter: MTSTPLAEDKLSISTRIAYGIGDFGPSMSLNVLIIFFFFFLTTVAGVPPNIAGTILLISKGGNAIATLIVGSLSDHTRSRWGRRHSWMLGSAPFFALSFALHWWVPPLTSWGLYSYYLLVAIVFQVSFACFLIPYSALLTDISENNKEHIRLNGWRFSFAMVASTFSLLLMQVLTIGNDEPQRQLPILGTVCAIAILISIGWCCWGTEEAELKAASRRVNFQDLKQIASNRPFWLLLGIYAFSWMALLVAPTILPYFIVNNLRLPESAITSITLIMKIATFAALFIWKPISEWLGKKASFWLGISIWIIGNCGLFYLQPEQPQWIYFIAALQGMGMAAAYLIPPSMVPEAIDWDELKTGQRREGVFNSIMLFANKMAQALGLFLFGQILSFAGFRESLPPMEQPESAIGAIAITVILLPTLPLIGSLILLFFYPIDIETHQQTVFKLQQQRSTQTSNQ, from the coding sequence ATGACATCAACTCCCTTAGCAGAAGATAAACTCTCGATTTCCACTCGCATCGCCTACGGAATCGGAGATTTCGGTCCGTCGATGTCGTTAAACGTTTTGATCATCTTCTTCTTTTTCTTCTTAACCACTGTCGCTGGTGTTCCTCCCAATATCGCTGGAACGATTTTATTAATTAGTAAAGGCGGTAATGCGATCGCGACTTTGATTGTAGGATCACTGAGCGATCATACTCGTAGTCGCTGGGGAAGGCGACACAGTTGGATGTTAGGTAGTGCGCCGTTTTTCGCCCTTAGTTTTGCCCTCCATTGGTGGGTTCCGCCGCTTACTTCATGGGGACTTTACAGTTATTATCTACTGGTGGCGATCGTGTTTCAAGTGAGTTTTGCTTGTTTCTTAATTCCTTATAGCGCCCTCCTCACCGATATCAGCGAAAATAATAAAGAACATATTCGTCTCAATGGTTGGCGATTTAGTTTTGCAATGGTAGCAAGTACATTTTCCTTGTTATTGATGCAGGTTTTAACCATTGGTAATGACGAACCGCAACGACAACTTCCGATTTTAGGCACAGTTTGCGCGATCGCGATTTTAATTTCTATTGGCTGGTGTTGTTGGGGAACAGAAGAAGCGGAACTTAAAGCCGCCTCTCGTCGAGTGAACTTCCAAGACTTAAAACAAATCGCCAGCAATCGTCCGTTTTGGCTACTTTTGGGAATTTATGCCTTTTCTTGGATGGCGTTATTAGTTGCGCCGACGATTCTCCCTTATTTTATTGTCAATAATTTACGACTTCCAGAGTCAGCGATTACCTCAATTACTCTGATTATGAAAATTGCCACATTTGCGGCTTTATTTATCTGGAAACCGATCAGCGAGTGGTTGGGTAAAAAAGCGAGTTTTTGGTTAGGAATTAGTATTTGGATCATCGGAAACTGTGGATTGTTTTATCTACAACCAGAACAACCACAATGGATTTATTTCATCGCTGCTTTACAAGGAATGGGAATGGCGGCGGCTTATTTGATTCCTCCTTCAATGGTCCCTGAAGCGATCGACTGGGATGAGTTAAAAACGGGTCAAAGACGGGAAGGAGTTTTTAATAGTATTATGTTGTTTGCGAATAAAATGGCGCAGGCTTTAGGACTATTTTTATTTGGACAAATTCTGTCTTTTGCTGGGTTTCGGGAGTCACTCCCGCCGATGGAACAACCAGAGTCCGCGATCGGTGCGATTGCAATTACCGTAATTTTGTTACCAACGCTTCCTCTTATCGGTAGTTTAATTTTATTATTCTTTTATCCGATCGATATCGAAACCCATCAGCAAACTGTCTTTAAGTTACAGCAGCAACGATCGACCCAAACCAGCAACCAGTAA
- a CDS encoding ABC transporter ATP-binding protein produces the protein MAHSRLQKLISYLRPHRKRMLMGIGALLAVNLLSAGIPLLIRDSVDQSFESNLFWYYVGAIILLASLMWGLRMLSRIWIFGVGRKVEYDLKQNIFEHLLRLEPAYFAMNTSGDLINRATSDVDNVRRLVGFAVLSLVNTVFAYGITLPFMLSIDVRLTLLAIAPYPFILVAVQLFSHNLSAQQQEVQENLSDISQLIQEDMSGISLIKIYAQEDNERQAFSEKNQRLLRSNLRLARTRNILFPVIEGLASLSLLFLLGIGSRGISGGDITNGDFVALIIYAQRLVFPIALLGFTITAYQRGAVSVDRVEAIFNAKPQIEDNTEAISLPMETVKGHLEAKGLTYTYPNAEKPALSDVNFTIQPGEVVAVVGSIGAGKSTLANSLPRLLDIGEGQIFLDGYDITKIQLSDLRRAIAYVPQDSFLFSMTVGNNIAYGDPYADSSFIETSAKEAQIHPEILNFPRKYETIVGERGITLSGGQRQRTSLARALLIDAPVLILDDALSSVDNRTATDILSNLSTGVEGKTVIFITHQLSAAAQADRLLVMDQGKIVQSGSHQELLQQEGLYKSLWQQHKLEEVLK, from the coding sequence ATGGCACACTCACGTTTACAAAAACTTATTTCTTACTTGCGCCCCCACCGGAAACGAATGCTCATGGGCATTGGGGCGTTATTAGCGGTTAATTTACTGAGCGCAGGGATTCCCCTTCTGATTCGGGATAGTGTTGATCAGTCTTTTGAGAGTAATCTTTTTTGGTACTATGTGGGAGCGATTATTCTCCTTGCTTCTTTGATGTGGGGGTTACGAATGCTCTCTCGTATCTGGATTTTTGGGGTCGGGCGTAAGGTAGAGTATGACCTGAAACAAAACATCTTTGAGCATTTACTGCGCCTTGAACCCGCTTATTTTGCAATGAATACGTCGGGAGATTTGATCAATCGGGCGACCAGTGATGTGGATAATGTCCGCCGTCTGGTAGGGTTTGCGGTGTTGAGTTTGGTGAATACGGTATTTGCTTATGGGATTACTTTACCGTTTATGTTGTCGATCGATGTGCGCTTAACCTTACTGGCGATCGCCCCTTATCCATTTATTCTCGTGGCTGTACAACTATTTAGTCACAACCTTAGCGCTCAACAACAGGAAGTCCAAGAAAATCTTTCTGATATCAGTCAGTTAATTCAGGAAGATATGAGCGGCATTTCTCTAATTAAAATTTATGCACAGGAAGACAATGAACGACAAGCCTTCTCGGAAAAAAATCAACGTCTGTTGCGATCGAATCTCAGATTAGCACGCACTCGCAACATTTTATTTCCTGTAATTGAAGGGTTAGCCTCCCTGAGTTTACTGTTTTTATTAGGAATTGGCTCAAGAGGAATCAGTGGCGGTGATATTACTAACGGTGATTTTGTGGCGTTAATCATTTATGCACAACGTCTCGTATTTCCGATCGCCCTTCTTGGCTTTACCATTACCGCGTATCAAAGAGGAGCAGTGAGCGTCGATCGAGTGGAAGCCATTTTTAACGCCAAACCCCAAATCGAAGACAATACCGAGGCGATTTCCCTCCCCATGGAAACGGTGAAAGGACATTTAGAAGCCAAAGGACTGACCTACACTTATCCGAATGCCGAAAAGCCCGCTCTCTCTGATGTTAACTTTACCATTCAACCAGGGGAAGTGGTCGCCGTAGTGGGATCAATTGGTGCGGGAAAATCAACCTTAGCCAATAGTCTTCCTCGTTTATTGGATATCGGAGAAGGACAAATCTTTTTAGATGGATACGATATCACCAAAATTCAGTTATCTGATCTCAGACGCGCGATCGCCTACGTTCCGCAAGATAGCTTTTTATTCAGTATGACCGTTGGTAATAACATCGCTTACGGCGATCCTTATGCTGACTCATCATTCATTGAAACTTCCGCAAAAGAAGCACAAATTCACCCAGAAATCTTGAATTTCCCGAGAAAATATGAAACCATTGTCGGGGAAAGAGGAATCACCCTTTCTGGTGGACAACGGCAACGGACTTCTTTAGCAAGAGCCTTATTAATTGATGCACCAGTGTTAATTTTAGATGATGCCCTTTCTAGTGTGGATAATCGCACCGCAACGGATATTCTGAGCAATTTATCAACGGGTGTGGAAGGAAAAACAGTTATTTTTATTACCCATCAATTATCAGCAGCCGCGCAAGCCGATCGCTTGTTAGTGATGGATCAAGGTAAGATTGTACAGAGCGGAAGTCATCAAGAACTGTTACAACAAGAGGGCTTGTATAAATCACTGTGGCAACAACACAAACTAGAAGAAGTCTTAAAGTAG
- the pdhA gene encoding pyruvate dehydrogenase (acetyl-transferring) E1 component subunit alpha, producing the protein MVAERILPTFQPQPAQISHEEGLILYEDMILGRLFEDKCAEMYYRGKMFGFVHLYNGQEAVSSGVIKAMRQNEDYVASTYRDHVHALSAGVPAKEVMAELFGKETGCSKGRGGSMHLFSAEHNLLGGYAFVAEGIPVATGVAFQSKYRREVLKNPNADQVTACFFGDGATNNGQFFECLNMAALWKLPILFVVENNKWAIGMAHDRATSQPEIYKKASVFGMEGVEVDGMDVLAMYSTAQEAVARARAGEGPTLIEALTYRFRGHSLADPDELRPPEEKETWMARDPIKKLEAYLLEQDLATKQELSDIEAKVQKEIDEAVEYAESSPEPDPEALRRYIFAEDE; encoded by the coding sequence ATGGTCGCTGAAAGAATTTTACCTACTTTTCAACCTCAACCCGCACAAATTAGCCACGAAGAAGGACTTATCCTTTATGAAGACATGATCCTCGGACGCTTGTTTGAAGATAAGTGTGCCGAAATGTATTATCGGGGTAAGATGTTTGGTTTTGTTCACCTCTACAATGGTCAGGAAGCCGTTTCCAGTGGTGTGATTAAAGCCATGCGTCAAAATGAAGATTATGTCGCCAGCACCTATCGTGATCACGTTCACGCACTCAGTGCAGGTGTGCCAGCAAAAGAAGTGATGGCAGAGCTTTTCGGAAAAGAAACTGGCTGCAGCAAAGGGCGCGGCGGCTCAATGCACTTATTTTCCGCAGAACATAATCTTTTAGGGGGATATGCGTTTGTTGCGGAGGGGATTCCTGTAGCGACTGGGGTAGCATTTCAAAGCAAATACCGTCGAGAAGTTTTGAAAAATCCTAATGCGGATCAGGTGACGGCTTGTTTTTTTGGTGATGGTGCGACCAATAATGGACAGTTTTTTGAATGTTTGAATATGGCGGCCTTATGGAAGTTACCAATTTTATTTGTGGTGGAAAATAATAAATGGGCAATTGGTATGGCGCACGATCGAGCCACCTCCCAACCCGAAATTTATAAAAAAGCCAGCGTGTTTGGGATGGAAGGAGTCGAAGTGGATGGGATGGATGTTTTAGCGATGTATTCCACCGCACAAGAAGCGGTTGCTCGCGCTCGCGCTGGTGAAGGTCCCACCTTAATTGAGGCTTTAACTTACCGTTTTCGCGGTCATTCTCTCGCTGATCCCGATGAGTTGCGACCTCCTGAAGAAAAAGAAACTTGGATGGCGCGTGATCCGATTAAAAAGTTAGAGGCTTATTTGTTAGAACAGGATTTAGCGACAAAACAGGAACTTTCTGATATTGAGGCAAAAGTGCAAAAAGAAATTGATGAAGCGGTAGAGTACGCAGAAAGCAGCCCTGAACCTGATCCAGAAGCGTTGCGGCGTTACATCTTCGCTGAAGACGAGTAA
- a CDS encoding NAD-dependent malic enzyme yields MTKLTPNASYSLAIELSYPNQPGMLAQITSAIAQAGGNLGDILLESQTLNLIQRRLIVDAYSSEQGEAIVQALRGIPEVNILTVCDRTFELHRGGKIRIQSRIPVKSQSDLAMAYTPGVGRICRSIAQNPETVYSLTIKANTVAVVTDGSAVLGLGNLGAAGALPVMEGKALLFKEFADIDAFPICLDTQNPEEIITAVKQIAPVFGGINLEDISAPRCFEIEQRLKQALDIPVFHDDQHGTAIVVSAALFNALSLVKKALAEVKIVINGAGAAGIAIGRLLKQAGANPDQIMLCDSKGIISSQRDHLSTEKQEFAVKANGSLADAMKNADIFIGVSVPGIVTPEMVSSMAVEPIIMAMSNPIPEIQPELVADQVAVMATGRSDYPNQINNVLAFPGIFRGALNCRASGITVEMCLEAARSIASLISPEELNPNYIIPSVFDERVVTAVTEAVEKTATKEGITLYHA; encoded by the coding sequence ATGACAAAATTAACACCAAATGCCAGCTATAGTCTTGCGATCGAGTTATCGTATCCCAATCAGCCAGGGATGTTGGCTCAAATCACGAGCGCGATCGCCCAAGCTGGGGGAAATCTCGGTGATATTCTACTCGAAAGTCAGACTCTTAATTTAATTCAACGGCGCTTGATTGTGGATGCTTATAGTAGTGAACAAGGAGAAGCGATCGTTCAAGCCTTACGAGGGATTCCAGAAGTAAACATCCTCACCGTTTGCGATCGAACCTTTGAGTTACATCGCGGCGGAAAAATTCGCATCCAGAGTCGCATTCCAGTTAAATCCCAATCTGATCTCGCAATGGCTTACACTCCAGGGGTAGGGAGAATCTGTCGCTCGATCGCGCAAAACCCAGAAACCGTTTATTCTCTCACCATCAAAGCCAATACCGTCGCCGTTGTCACCGATGGCAGTGCCGTTTTAGGATTGGGGAATTTAGGGGCGGCGGGGGCGTTACCCGTCATGGAAGGAAAAGCCCTGTTATTTAAGGAATTTGCCGATATTGATGCCTTTCCCATCTGTTTAGACACCCAAAACCCAGAAGAAATTATCACTGCGGTGAAACAGATTGCCCCCGTTTTTGGTGGCATTAACTTAGAGGATATCAGTGCGCCGCGTTGTTTTGAAATTGAACAGCGTTTAAAACAAGCGTTAGATATTCCCGTTTTCCATGACGATCAACATGGCACAGCAATTGTTGTTTCCGCCGCGCTATTTAATGCCCTCTCTCTCGTCAAAAAAGCGCTTGCTGAGGTGAAGATTGTCATCAATGGGGCTGGGGCTGCAGGAATCGCGATCGGGCGTTTATTGAAGCAAGCAGGGGCAAATCCCGATCAAATCATGCTTTGTGACTCAAAAGGGATTATTTCCAGTCAGCGTGACCATTTAAGCACCGAAAAACAAGAATTTGCCGTCAAAGCAAACGGATCATTAGCCGACGCGATGAAAAATGCCGATATCTTTATCGGGGTTAGTGTGCCAGGAATTGTCACCCCAGAAATGGTAAGCTCAATGGCAGTTGAGCCCATTATCATGGCAATGTCAAATCCGATCCCAGAAATTCAACCCGAATTAGTGGCGGATCAGGTAGCAGTCATGGCAACTGGGCGTAGTGATTATCCGAATCAGATTAATAACGTTTTAGCCTTCCCAGGGATTTTTCGCGGTGCATTGAATTGTAGAGCCTCTGGTATCACTGTTGAAATGTGTTTAGAAGCGGCTCGCTCGATCGCGTCTTTAATTTCCCCAGAGGAACTAAATCCTAACTATATCATTCCGTCCGTCTTTGATGAAAGAGTGGTAACAGCAGTTACGGAAGCAGTGGAAAAAACAGCAACAAAAGAAGGAATAACCTTATACCATGCGTGA
- a CDS encoding O-methyltransferase has translation MTITNEKPTQKTARPVTPLGILVEKLEGIVEQAKQEGVSENLQSAIDAAFQLGSGLDPYLDQVTTSESEALANLDRKTREEDWSKCFSDGETVRKLEQEMLSGHIEGQTLKMFVHMTKAKRILEIGMFTGYSALAMAEALPEDGKIIACEVDPYTAQFGRDCFDVSPHGNKITILVDPALESMKKLASEGETFQLAFIDADKTGYKDYYRLLMDEGLLESGGYIFVDNTLLQGQAYLPPQQRNENGEAIAQFNQMIADDPRVEQVLLPLRDGLTMIRKL, from the coding sequence ATGACAATTACCAACGAAAAGCCCACTCAGAAAACCGCTAGACCTGTTACTCCTTTAGGAATTTTAGTCGAAAAACTCGAAGGAATCGTCGAACAAGCCAAACAAGAAGGCGTTTCCGAAAACTTACAAAGCGCGATCGATGCTGCTTTTCAACTCGGATCAGGACTCGATCCGTATCTAGATCAAGTCACAACATCAGAATCAGAAGCCCTAGCAAACCTCGATCGAAAAACCCGCGAAGAGGACTGGAGTAAATGTTTTTCTGATGGAGAAACCGTCCGTAAACTAGAACAAGAAATGCTTTCTGGTCATATTGAAGGACAGACGCTAAAAATGTTCGTTCACATGACCAAAGCGAAACGTATCTTAGAAATCGGAATGTTTACTGGATATTCCGCCTTAGCCATGGCGGAAGCACTTCCCGAAGACGGTAAAATAATCGCGTGCGAAGTTGACCCCTATACCGCACAATTTGGTCGTGATTGTTTTGATGTGTCTCCTCACGGAAATAAAATCACTATCCTCGTTGATCCAGCATTAGAAAGCATGAAAAAGTTAGCCAGCGAAGGAGAAACCTTCCAGTTAGCGTTTATTGATGCGGATAAAACAGGGTATAAAGATTATTATCGGCTTTTAATGGATGAGGGATTATTAGAATCTGGTGGTTATATTTTTGTTGATAATACCTTGTTACAAGGACAAGCCTATTTACCCCCACAACAGCGCAACGAAAACGGAGAAGCGATCGCGCAATTTAATCAAATGATTGCAGACGATCCCAGAGTTGAGCAAGTTTTACTCCCGCTTCGTGATGGTTTAACCATGATTAGAAAACTCTAG
- a CDS encoding ARC6/PARC6 family protein, giving the protein MHIPLDYYRIIGLPLQATAEQIEQAYQDRLRQTPHSELSQGTLEARKSLLDSAYEVLSDPEQRSEYDANYLLSTYDVEGEETVALPQIQREEEAAAVAAHTPRIEVETPQQLLATLLILYELGEYQRVRDLGEEMLAHPDRPEGEELSPPMQGDLILILALSCWELGREFWRQEEYEAAGEAVGKGHQLLWDWDLFYQLRSEMGAELDKLCPYRIFELLSQRDFKENAIPRAIELLQGMFEKRGGIDGELPDDSGLNVDEFLHFVQQIREYLTTSEQEELFGAEVQRPSGVAMYLAGCASLARGFAYLEPYSVVKAQGLFRQLETSHSSKGDRADVYLEESICALLLGETEQAIELMEKSQETDSIEQIQTYAAQAEESPDLLLGLCQYAKQWLESFLFPKFLDVANQKANLKDYFASESVQQTLESFQGEEIPSPEPETTFSPPPDFHRDRSPNTSPDRKHSSSWEDRRSHRRRKKPLRFQSRTSRIIGLILLTGVGLSVIALVLFGFYQGVSALWSTLVNPNSNRSERSSIALELNAPPVAIPTPQSSEDDARSTLNRAIGEQIVRTWLSSKAQALGSQNQASALAEILTDPLLSSWELRSQTFENNNTYQQFRHSVTIESVSYAAENPDQGEVIATVREVAKYYRNGNQIPSQSYDSTLRVRYDVVRQDKNWRIEDITVIEEL; this is encoded by the coding sequence GTGCATATTCCTCTCGATTATTACCGAATTATTGGTCTGCCTTTACAAGCCACTGCTGAACAAATTGAGCAGGCTTATCAGGACAGACTTCGCCAAACTCCTCACTCGGAGTTAAGTCAGGGAACACTAGAAGCTAGAAAAAGTTTATTAGATTCAGCTTATGAGGTATTATCAGACCCTGAACAGCGCAGCGAGTATGATGCCAATTATCTACTTAGCACTTATGACGTGGAAGGGGAAGAAACCGTTGCTTTACCTCAAATTCAAAGGGAGGAAGAAGCGGCGGCTGTGGCTGCCCATACGCCAAGAATAGAAGTAGAAACGCCGCAACAGTTACTCGCTACGTTATTAATTTTATACGAACTTGGGGAATATCAGCGAGTGCGTGATCTGGGAGAGGAGATGTTAGCGCATCCCGATCGCCCAGAAGGGGAAGAACTTTCGCCCCCCATGCAAGGGGATTTAATTCTAATTTTAGCTTTATCCTGTTGGGAGTTAGGACGAGAGTTTTGGCGACAGGAGGAATATGAAGCGGCTGGCGAGGCGGTAGGAAAAGGACATCAGCTTCTCTGGGATTGGGATTTATTTTATCAGTTGCGATCGGAAATGGGGGCGGAGTTGGACAAACTTTGTCCTTATCGGATTTTTGAGTTACTTTCCCAACGAGATTTTAAGGAGAATGCTATTCCGAGGGCGATCGAGCTTTTGCAAGGAATGTTTGAGAAAAGGGGAGGAATTGACGGAGAATTACCCGATGATTCAGGATTGAATGTGGATGAGTTTCTGCATTTTGTCCAGCAGATTCGCGAATATTTAACTACCAGTGAACAGGAGGAGTTATTCGGCGCAGAAGTACAACGCCCGTCGGGGGTGGCGATGTATTTAGCAGGTTGTGCGTCACTGGCGAGGGGATTTGCTTATTTAGAGCCTTATTCTGTTGTGAAAGCGCAGGGATTATTCCGACAGTTGGAAACCTCCCATAGTTCAAAAGGCGATCGAGCGGATGTGTATTTAGAGGAGTCCATTTGTGCGCTACTGCTAGGGGAAACGGAACAGGCGATCGAGTTGATGGAGAAAAGCCAAGAAACCGACTCGATCGAGCAGATACAGACTTATGCCGCGCAAGCAGAGGAGTCTCCTGATCTGCTTCTGGGATTATGTCAATATGCGAAACAGTGGTTAGAGTCTTTTCTCTTCCCAAAATTCTTGGATGTGGCGAATCAAAAGGCAAACTTAAAAGACTATTTTGCTAGTGAGTCGGTACAGCAAACCCTAGAATCTTTTCAAGGGGAGGAAATTCCATCGCCAGAACCTGAAACCACCTTTTCTCCTCCTCCAGACTTTCATCGCGATCGCTCTCCAAACACCTCACCAGACAGGAAACATTCCTCTTCTTGGGAGGATAGACGATCTCATCGTCGTCGGAAAAAGCCTTTACGCTTCCAGTCTCGCACGTCACGGATTATTGGTTTGATTCTGTTAACGGGAGTGGGGTTAAGTGTGATCGCGCTAGTGTTGTTTGGATTTTATCAAGGGGTTAGTGCGTTATGGTCAACTCTCGTTAATCCCAATAGTAATCGCTCTGAACGTTCCTCGATCGCCCTCGAATTAAATGCGCCGCCAGTTGCGATTCCTACGCCCCAATCTTCGGAAGATGACGCTCGATCGACCCTTAACCGTGCTATTGGGGAACAAATCGTCCGCACTTGGTTAAGCAGTAAAGCACAAGCATTAGGCTCTCAAAATCAAGCCTCTGCTTTAGCAGAAATTCTCACTGATCCGTTGCTTTCTTCTTGGGAGTTACGTTCTCAAACCTTTGAAAATAATAATACCTATCAACAATTTCGTCACAGCGTCACCATTGAAAGCGTTTCTTATGCTGCGGAAAATCCCGATCAAGGTGAGGTCATCGCGACAGTGCGCGAAGTGGCTAAATACTACCGCAATGGGAATCAGATTCCCTCTCAATCTTATGATTCAACTTTAAGAGTGCGTTATGATGTTGTTCGCCAAGACAAAAACTGGCGCATTGAGGACATAACTGTCATTGAAGAATTGTAA
- a CDS encoding ATP-grasp domain-containing protein, with the protein MTLLFVRSRLNSVFKTIGTLTLLLIAFPINLITVLFSYLTTEKLKQKPIDAPKRILITGGKMTKSLQLARSFYQAGHTVFLVETHKYWLSGHRTSQAVSKFYTVATPEKDPETYRQDLLNIVKKEQINVFIPVCSPVSSYYDSTAKPLLQKAGCEVIHFDPDITAMLDNKYEFCKKARELGLSAPKVFRFTSPQQVLDFDFQADGSQYIIKSINYDSVRRLDLTKLPFDGMEDYISKLPITEENPWVMQEFIKGQEFCTHSTVRDGKIQVHCCSKSSPFQVNYEQVNNPEILAWVSHFVKELKLTGQISFDFIQTPDGTIYPVECNPRTHSAITMFHDHPDLPAAYLEDNNHPQPISPLPESKPTYWLYHELWRLTEIRSRKDLKNWWQKISQGTDGIFRKDDPLPFLFVHHWQIPLLLLSTLKTFQDWLRIDFNIGKIVKLGGD; encoded by the coding sequence ATGACACTTCTCTTTGTTCGATCGAGGCTTAATTCCGTCTTTAAAACCATCGGAACATTAACCCTACTCTTAATTGCATTTCCCATTAACCTAATCACAGTTTTATTCTCATATCTGACCACAGAAAAACTGAAACAAAAACCGATCGATGCCCCTAAGCGTATCTTAATCACTGGGGGAAAAATGACAAAATCGCTACAACTAGCGCGATCGTTTTATCAAGCCGGTCACACCGTTTTTCTCGTAGAAACTCATAAATACTGGCTTTCTGGTCATCGCACCTCGCAAGCGGTGAGCAAATTTTACACAGTTGCGACACCAGAAAAAGACCCTGAAACCTACCGTCAAGACTTACTCAACATCGTTAAAAAAGAACAAATCAACGTCTTTATTCCCGTTTGTAGTCCTGTTTCCAGTTATTACGATTCTACGGCTAAACCTTTACTCCAAAAAGCAGGTTGTGAGGTAATTCATTTTGATCCAGATATCACCGCAATGCTAGATAACAAATATGAATTTTGCAAAAAAGCGAGAGAATTAGGACTATCAGCCCCAAAAGTTTTTCGTTTCACCTCTCCCCAACAAGTCTTAGATTTCGACTTTCAAGCTGATGGTAGTCAGTACATTATTAAAAGTATTAACTATGACTCAGTGCGACGGTTAGACTTAACTAAATTACCCTTTGACGGGATGGAAGACTATATCAGTAAACTCCCGATTACCGAAGAAAATCCCTGGGTAATGCAAGAGTTTATTAAAGGACAAGAATTTTGTACTCATAGCACTGTTCGTGATGGTAAAATTCAAGTCCATTGTTGCTCAAAATCCTCTCCATTTCAGGTAAATTATGAGCAAGTTAATAACCCAGAAATTCTCGCTTGGGTGAGTCATTTCGTTAAAGAATTAAAACTCACGGGTCAAATTTCCTTTGACTTTATACAAACGCCAGATGGCACAATTTATCCCGTAGAATGTAATCCTCGGACTCATTCTGCGATTACCATGTTTCACGATCATCCTGATCTTCCTGCTGCTTATTTAGAAGACAATAATCATCCTCAACCCATTTCTCCTTTACCCGAAAGTAAACCCACCTATTGGCTTTATCACGAACTTTGGCGCTTAACAGAAATTCGATCGCGCAAAGACTTAAAAAACTGGTGGCAAAAAATTTCTCAAGGAACAGATGGCATTTTTCGCAAAGATGATCCCTTACCCTTTTTATTTGTCCATCATTGGCAAATTCCCCTATTACTTTTAAGCACTCTCAAAACTTTTCAAGATTGGCTTCGCATTGACTTTAATATCGGCAAAATCGTTAAATTAGGAGGAGATTAA
- a CDS encoding D-alanine--D-alanine ligase family protein, which translates to MSSLRVLHLAGSSVSEFYYNLSMIYAQKVLQPKGVSSYYAIVHPQGVWQLGSALDDLSPKLSLQEMIRQLPEIDVVIPHLFCFPGMTSFRGFFEDLLGLPIVGSPSHCTALASNKAQTRNVVEAMGVKVAKGQAVRSGDTVTMKPPFIVKPNSEDNSLGLTLVKSEDELAAALNKGFEFDETLLVEDYIPGRELRVGVIERDGELFVPRSMIEYIFPENHPIRTVHDKYDLQADGTPGRQPEKPVAKPQCPAEVTPDLWEKIATAAKKAHIALGCRDYSLFDFRIHEITNEPYLLEAGLFWSFGEISMISRMLLADGENLEDVVFEIWNNASQKTRVAHGSLYLSV; encoded by the coding sequence ATGTCATCATTACGAGTTTTACACTTAGCAGGGTCTAGCGTTTCCGAATTTTACTATAATCTTTCCATGATCTACGCCCAAAAAGTTCTTCAACCCAAGGGTGTCAGCAGTTATTATGCCATTGTCCATCCTCAAGGCGTTTGGCAGCTAGGGAGTGCTTTAGATGATTTATCGCCAAAACTCTCCCTTCAGGAAATGATTCGTCAGTTACCAGAAATAGATGTCGTCATTCCTCACTTGTTTTGTTTTCCAGGGATGACCAGTTTTCGGGGCTTTTTTGAAGACTTACTCGGTTTACCCATCGTGGGTTCACCGTCACACTGTACCGCCTTGGCGAGTAATAAAGCACAAACTCGGAATGTGGTCGAAGCAATGGGAGTGAAAGTCGCAAAAGGTCAAGCCGTGCGTTCGGGAGATACTGTCACCATGAAACCGCCGTTTATTGTCAAACCCAATTCCGAAGATAATTCGTTAGGGTTGACTTTGGTAAAAAGTGAAGATGAACTCGCCGCCGCCTTAAACAAAGGGTTTGAGTTTGATGAAACTTTGCTAGTAGAAGATTATATTCCAGGACGAGAATTGCGTGTCGGAGTAATTGAACGGGATGGGGAGTTATTTGTGCCTCGATCGATGATTGAATATATTTTCCCAGAAAATCATCCCATTCGCACTGTCCATGATAAATATGACCTACAAGCGGATGGAACACCAGGAAGACAACCAGAAAAACCTGTAGCGAAACCGCAATGTCCGGCGGAAGTAACGCCAGATTTGTGGGAGAAAATCGCAACCGCAGCGAAAAAGGCGCATATCGCTTTAGGGTGTCGGGATTACTCTCTTTTTGATTTCCGCATCCATGAAATCACCAATGAACCATATTTGTTAGAAGCAGGTTTATTTTGGTCTTTTGGCGAAATTAGTATGATTTCGCGGATGCTTCTCGCGGATGGAGAGAATCTAGAAGATGTGGTGTTTGAGATTTGGAATAATGCGTCTCAGAAAACTCGTGTGGCGCATGGTTCACTTTATCTTAGTGTTTAA